Proteins co-encoded in one Ooceraea biroi isolate clonal line C1 chromosome 9, Obir_v5.4, whole genome shotgun sequence genomic window:
- the LOC113562647 gene encoding uncharacterized protein LOC113562647, protein MVKCSFCNDEHAVYSCKEFLALPIARRVAEIRKKGLCLNCLRSTGHIAANCNAGACKICRSRHNTLLHRQDKNEDKPKEESKNSSSPKEATEMSSQGQSSIAAHSSLACNQVLLSTAVVYIIDKGGARQSCRALLDCGSQANFVTRKFFESLGLKARSINACVTGINNASTMFNQIVGVTLQSRVNSFSTSFECIITDQITGKIPPVSVKRHLIGLPGNIELADPQFNSSADVDLLIGVDLFWQLLCVGQFKEFKGSLTLQKTRLGWIIAGRVFNSLALPQKIRSLTALISNTELHDQLCKFWQLEEVSRGFENRTVEERACEAHFKIYTSINEQGRYIVKLPVKDDVLRKIGDSKEIALKRFIQLERRFERDPEFKKHYVNFIKEYINLDHMRKVSSVDEDNSTSFYLPHHGVWKQTDQFVKLRVVFDASCKTTTGVSLNDALMVGPVIQQELFLILLRFRTHAVVFTADIVKMYRQVLIHESQRSLQRIFWRDNTSVPIEIFELITVTHGTGSASFLVTECVQDLAAKHAAEFPQGSECALRDFYVDDLLTGADSIDEAKRIRDQIEALLRRGHFELSKWHSNHAELAPVHKGAVDETVVLHGDDTPKVLGVQWHPPTDQFTFKCNVSSDVRRITKRTVLSDASKLFDPLGLLGPIIVVAKLIIQDAWQSNIEWDESLPQDLHARWLSFRQQLFYISEVKLPRQVKYSTRATYIQLHGFCDASQRAYGACIYIRSCIDLNEYRTELLCSKSRVAPIRAITLPRLELCAAVLLAQLLEKVRSAIDLSEIQIVLWSDSTITLQWISSSSRKWPTFIANRVDEVQRLTKAHQWRHISSHDNPADIISRGATLHDLMNNRIWWNGPSFFAVEEHHWPPSNFSSTLDAHSEQECIISAVSKVTVFIINDLLIKYSNLHKILRIIARCLRFLPEHRRKFNGEFISHQEIAAALIVVCRSIQREAFPEEYAQLSKNKPISNSSNLLSLSPFFDANGLIRVGGRLKNSDMAYEACHPILLPKHKFTELMIQREHIRNLHSGLQATIAVVRSRFWPLSVRSITRKVIRECIICFKHKPVIPQAIMGNLPENRVTVSRPFSHTGVDYAGPMFLKESKRRNAKIIKSYVALFVCFATKAVHIEVVSDLTSQAFLGAFKRFISRRGKPNCMYSDNGTAFVGAKRQMKEFSEFINSDQTSNELRNCLRDNETAWQFIPSHAPHFGGLWESAIKSVKTHLHRIVGNANLTFEELQTVLCEIEAMLNSRPLTPLSTDPNDLHCITPGHFLIGTALNSFPVPDLVEVPANRLLRWERVEQLRQHFWKRWSSEYLHTLIERSKWKINKGSPLKVDQLVLIQQPNLGPTQWVLGRVQNIHPGDDGVVRAATVKTVKGLITRPLAKLAILPLD, encoded by the coding sequence ATGGTAAAGTGTTCATTTTGCAATGATGAACATGCTGTTTATTCGTGCAAGGAATTTTTGGCATTACCTATTGCTCGGCGTGTAGCCGAAATACGTAAAAAGGGTTTATGTCTCAATTGTTTGCGTTCCACAGGACACATTGCGGCAAATTGTAATGCCGGAGCTTGTAAAATATGTCGATCAAGgcacaatacattattacatcgTCAAGACAAAAACGAGGATAAGCCAAAGGAGGAATCAAAGAATTCCTCGTCACCCAAGGAAGCAACCGAAATGTCAAGTCAAGGACAATCTTCGATTGCAGCACATAGTTCTCTCGCATGTAATCAGGTATTGCTGTCTACCGCAGTGGTATACATAATTGACAAGGGAGGAGCACGTCAGTCGTGTCGCGCTCTTCTTGACTGCGGTTCACAGGCAAATTTTGTTACACGTAAGTTTTTTGAATCATTAGGATTAAAGGCCCGATCAATAAATGCTTGTGTGACCGGAATTAACAATGCATCTACGATGTTTAATCAAATTGTTGGTGTTACTCTTCAATCACGAGTAAATTCTTTTTCCACGAGTTTTGAATGCATAATTACGGACCAGATAACTGGAAAGATTCCTCCGGTTTCCGTGAAACGTCATTTGATTGGATTGCCAGGTAATATTGAACTTGCAGACCCGCAATTCAATTCATCGGCGGATGTTGATTTGTTAATAGGTGTAGATTTGTTTTGGCAATTGTTGTGTGTTGGTCAATTCAAGGAGTTTAAGGGAAGTTTAACATTACAAAAAACGCGTCTTGGTTGGATCATTGCTGGGCGTGTATTTAATTCGTTGGCTTTACCACAAAAAATACGTTCGTTAACAGCGTTAATAAGTAACACGGAATTACATGATCAGTTGTGTAAGTTTTGGCAATTAGAAGAGGTTTCTCGCGGTTTTGAAAATCGTACGGTTGAAGAACGAGCTTGCGAAGCTCActtcaaaatttatacatcAATTAACGAACAAGGTCGTTACATTGTAAAGTTACCGGTAAAGGATGATGTATTACGAAAGATCGGTGATTCAAAGGAAATCGCGTTGAAACGGTTTATACAACTTGAAAGACGATTTGAACGTGATCCAGagtttaaaaaacattatgttaattttataaaggAATACATTAATTTAGATCATATGAGAAAGGTCTCGTCGGTTGATGAGGATAATAGCACATCATTTTACTTGCCGCACCACGGGGTGTGGAAGCAAACCGATCAGTTTGTAAAACTACGCGTGGTATTTGACGCCTCGTGCAAAACCACTACGGGAGTATCTTTGAACGATGCTTTGATGGTCGGACCGGTGATACAgcaagaattatttttgattcttTTGAGATTTCGCACACATGCAGTTGTATTCACGGCGGATATAGTAAAAATGTATCGCCAAGTATTGATACATGAATCGCAAAGAAGTTTGCAACGCATATTTTGGAGGGACAACACGAGTGTTCCTATcgagatatttgaattgattacCGTAACGCATGGTACGGGTTCCGCGTCATTTTTAGTTACAGAATGCGTTCAAGATTTAGCTGCGAAACATGCAGCAGAATTTCCGCAAGGTTCAGAGTGTGCGCTTCGAGATTTTTATGTCGATGACTTACTTACTGGGGCAGATTCGATTGATGAAGCTAAGCGTATACGTGATCAAATTGAAGCATTATTGAGACGAGGTCATTTTGAGTTGAGTAAATGGCATTCGAACCACGCAGAATTAGCACCGGTTCATAAGGGAGCCGTTGATGAAACAGTAGTGTTACATGGCGATGACACGCCGAAGGTGTTGGGAGTGCAATGGCATCCGCCAACAGATCAGTTTACGTTTAAATGTAACGTTTCGTCCGATGTTAGGCGTATTACAAAGCGCACGGTATTGTCCGACGCTTCAAAATTATTCGATCCACTGGGGCTATTAGGGCCGATCATAGTTGTAGCAAAGTTAATTATTCAAGACGCTTGGCAATCCAATATAGAATGGGACGAATCCTTACCGCAAGATCTCCATGCGAGATGGTTGAGTTTTCgacaacaattattttatattagtgAAGTGAAATTGCCTCGCCAAGTCAAATATAGTACAAGAGCAACCTACATTCAATTACATGGTTTTTGCGACGCAAGTCAACGTGCTTACGGGGCTTGCATTTACATAAGAAGTTGTATTGATTTAAATGAGTATCGAACAGAGTTGTTATGCTCTAAATCACGCGTGGCTCCCATTAGGGCGATAACTCTCCCCAGGTTAGAGTTATGCGCAGCCGTTCTTTTGGCTCAATTATTAGAGAAAGTTCGATCTGCAATTGATTTATCCGaaatacaaattgttttatggTCAGATTCCACAATTACATTACAATGGATATCTTCATCTTCACGCAAGTGGCCAACCTTTATCGCGAATCGAGTCGACGAAGTTCAGCGACTCACTAAAGCACATCAATGGAGACACATATCTTCACACGATAATCCCGCTGATATCATTTCTCGTGGAGCCACTCTTCACGACTTGATGAACAATCGTATTTGGTGGAATGGTCCTTCTTTTTTCGCTGTAGAAGAGCATCATTGGCCTCCGAGCAATTTTTCAAGTACATTAGACGCTCATTCGGAACAGGAATGTATAATAAGCGCAGTTTCCAAGGTCActgtttttatcattaatgatttattaattaagtattcaaatttacacaaGATATTGCGAATCATCGCACGTTGTTTAAGATTCCTTCCTGAACATCGGCGTAAATTCAATGGAGAGTTTATATCGCATCAGGAAATAGCAGCAGCTTTAATTGTTGTTTGCAGAAGCATTCAAAGAGAAGCGTTTCCAGAGGAGTACGCTCAGTTATCCAAAAATAAGCCTATCAGCAATTCGAGCAATTTGTTATCTTTATCTCCATTTTTTGACGCAAATGGTTTGATTAGAGTAGGaggaagattaaaaaattctgataTGGCCTATGAAGCATGCCATCCAATATTGTTACCGAAACATAAATTTACTGAGCTCATGATTCAACGTGAACATATTCGAAACCTTCATTCGGGATTGCAGGCGACCATAGCAGTTGTCAGGTCGAGATTTTGGCCATTGTCGGTACGTTCTATCACCCGAAAGGTTATTCGCGAATGCATCATTTGTTTTAAGCATAAGCCAGTTATTCCGCAAGCAATAATGGGCAATTTGCCTGAAAATAGAGTAACTGTTTCAAGACCATTTAGTCATACCGGGGTAGACTATGCAGGTCCGATGTTTCTAAAGGAATCCAAGCGGCGCAacgcgaaaattattaaatcatatgTAGCATTATTTGTTTGTTTCGCGACAAAGGCAGTTCATATAGAGGTAGTAAGCGATTTGACATCTCAAGCATTTTTAGGTGCGTTTAAGCGTTTTATTTCACGTCGTGGAAAACCGAATTGCATGTACTCCGATAACGGAACAGCATTTGTAGGAGCGAAAAGGCAGATGAAAGAGTTTAGTGAATTCATCAATAGCGATCAGACGAGCAACGAGCTCAGAAATTGTTTACGCGATAATGAAACCGCGTGGCAATTTATCCCATCACATGCGCCTCATTTTGGTGGATTATGGGAGTCTGCTATAAAATCGGTTAAGACACACTTACATCGAATTGTAGGTAATGCGAACCTCACGTTTGAGGAATTACAAACTGTATTATGCGAGATCGAAGCGATGTTGAATTCGCGTCCGTTGACACCGCTTAGTACAGATCCTAATGATTTACATTGTATTACTCCAGGGCATTTTTTGATTGGCACAGCGTTAAACAGTTTTCCAGTCCCTGACCTTGTAGAGGTTCCAGCCAATCGACTGCTACGCTGGGAAAGAGTGGAGCAACTCCGACAGCATTTTTGGAAGCGGTGGAGCTCGGAGTATTTACATACGCTCATCGAAAGAtcgaaatggaaaatcaacAAGGGATCGCCGCTGAAGGTTGACCAATTGGTACTTATTCAGCAGCCTAATTTAGGACCCACTCAATGGGTGCTCGGCAGGGTGCAAAATATACATCCTGGCGATGATGGCGTTGTTCGAGCCGCAACAGTGAAGACTGTAAAGGGACTTATTACCAGGCCACTGGCGAAATTGGCCATACTTCCGTTAGATTAA
- the LOC113562670 gene encoding uncharacterized protein LOC113562670 encodes MQFNPRNVIILLFTAATFNLPQTPVTNEEMEVKEKIENMLQKMYEDKYEIEEEDSLDFENSFDIPETEPVAEKEENENEITYVKEMICVNDDIPIEYKRNAVEFWKPVNSIKTKPLESVKHRFRKVTSLRQLRRWQEQVNRGGTRLQKLKEIASYTLEKFKEGLEKGVIIHDTDITRWALKAQQEINAPGFTASIG; translated from the coding sequence atgCAATTCAATCCGAGAAACGTCATAATACTGCTGTTTACTGCTGCTACTTTTAATTTGCCACAAACTCCTGTTACAAATGAGGAAATGgaagtaaaagagaaaatagaaaacatgCTGCAAAAAATGTACGAGGATAAATACGAAATTGAAGAAGAAGATTCTCTTGATTTTGAAAATTCATTTGATATACCTGAAACAGAACCAGTagcagagaaagaagaaaatgaaaacgaaATAACATATGTAAAGGAAATGATATGTGTAAATGATGATATTCcaattgaatataaaagaaatgctGTTGAGTTTTGGAAACCTGTTAATTCAATTAAGACAAAACCTCTCGAGTCTGTGAAACATAGATTTCGGAAAGTTACATCCTTACGTCAATTACGAAGATGGCAAGAACAAGTGAATAGAGGTGGAACTAGATTGCagaagctgaaagaaattgcaTCATATACATTAGAGAAATTCAAAGAAGGTCTTGAGAAAGGAGTAATTATTCACGACACTGATATTACTCGATGGGCCCTGAAAGCGCAACAGGAAATAAATGCACCAGGATTTACAGCATCAATTGGATAG
- the LOC113562648 gene encoding uncharacterized protein LOC113562648 yields MSQDRDSQPSEAGNFSALKKKRATIKGSCTRIQTFMNNISQITSDVIAHIEERRERLDAYWCDYDNVQTEIETLDDKEVEDRIAFEDAFYLLRAQMRRLLANTSGRYTSSSVSHTTASQSESKVDSSASVRLPKISLPSFSGKYEEWLPFHDMFIAIVHDNKALNNIQRFQYLRASLSGDAASLIAALEISDSNYAVAWDILRQRYDNKRVIIQTHIRGIMDLPAMVKENSKELRQISDGACRHILALKALKRPVDYWDDLLVYILSSKLDSVTAKEWQSSLKNGEIPTFKQFTEFVSHTRSSFGNNH; encoded by the coding sequence ATGTCTCAAGATCGCGATTCGCAACCGTCCGAGGCGGGAAATTTTTCCGCGCTTAAGAAAAAGCGAGCTACAATAAAGGGTTCGTGTACACGTATACAAACgttcatgaataatattagTCAGATTACATCAGATGTGATAGCACATATTGAAGAACGCAGGGAGCGGTTAGATGCATATTGGTGCGATTACGATAATGTACAAACGGAAATCGAGACTTTAGATGATAAAGAAGTGGAAGATAGAAttgcgtttgaagatgcgttttatttattgcgcgCGCAAATGCGGCGTTTGTTGGCGAACACATCCGGAAGGTACACATCAAGCAGTGTGTCACATACCACGGCATCTCAATCAGAATCTAAAGTAGATTCATCCGCGAGTGTTCGATTACCAAAGATAAGCTTACCTTCTTTTTCGGGTAAATATGAGGAATGGTTACCGTTCCACGATATGTTTATTGCTATTGTACACGATAATAAggcattaaataatattcagcgATTTCAATATTTACGTGCGTCTTTGTCTGGTGATGCGGCCAGTCTCATTGCGGCTTTAGAAATATCGGACAGCAATTACGCGGTTGCGTGGGATATTTTAAGACAGAGATACGATAATAAGCGCGTTATCATTCAAACTCATATTAGAGGCATCATGGATTTGCCCGCAATGgtcaaagaaaattcaaaggaaTTAAGACAAATTTCAGATGGTGCATGTAGACACATACTTGCATTAAAGGCATTAAAAAGACCAGTTGATTACTGGGACGATTTGCTTGTTTACATTCTTAGTTCAAAATTAGATTCCGTAACAGCAAAGGAATGGCAATCTTCATTAAAAAACGGGGAGATTCCCACTTTTAAGCAGTTTACAGAGTTTGTTTCGCATACGCGGTCAAGTTTTGGAAACAACCACTAG